Proteins from one Actinomycetota bacterium genomic window:
- a CDS encoding thiolase family protein yields MSPAVEVAGIGLHPFGRFAGATVTDLGVIAVRAALREANVGRGEFQAAFCGTAYSGVAAGHKVLGALGLTGMPIVDVEAGCASGGAALMLGAGAIRSGQYDTVLVFGMEKMPKGIIRSSFFEPWREEAGLAATPAYFALRAQRLMRDSGVTVDHLAEVVVKNRHNGVHNPDALFRSAVGAHDVLASRVVCEPLRLWMLCSPDEGAAAVVLRRASSRPGVTVEAAALRSHLPGSVLGEATPMAGLVDDSFPSPTGLAAQAAFAEAGIEPGDLDVVECQDTDAARELLSYEELGLCAPGDAARFLDAGTPAMTGRLPVNPSGGLLSKGEPLGASALGQVVELVLQLRGRAGRRQVDGARVALAHTVGRGANACVVILRANA; encoded by the coding sequence GTGAGCCCGGCCGTCGAGGTCGCCGGCATCGGGCTCCATCCGTTCGGTCGCTTCGCGGGGGCGACGGTCACCGACCTGGGCGTCATCGCGGTGCGGGCCGCGTTGCGGGAGGCGAACGTCGGTCGCGGGGAGTTCCAGGCTGCGTTCTGCGGCACCGCGTACTCGGGAGTCGCGGCCGGCCACAAGGTGCTGGGGGCGTTGGGCCTGACGGGCATGCCCATCGTCGACGTGGAAGCCGGCTGCGCGAGTGGTGGTGCCGCGCTCATGCTCGGCGCGGGCGCGATCCGGTCGGGCCAGTACGACACGGTGCTCGTGTTCGGGATGGAGAAGATGCCGAAGGGCATCATCCGCTCGTCGTTCTTCGAGCCCTGGCGCGAGGAGGCGGGCCTGGCGGCCACACCCGCCTACTTCGCCCTCCGCGCCCAGCGGCTGATGCGGGACTCGGGCGTAACGGTCGACCACCTGGCGGAGGTGGTGGTGAAGAACCGCCACAACGGGGTCCACAATCCCGACGCCCTCTTTCGGTCGGCCGTCGGCGCGCATGACGTGCTGGCCTCTCGCGTCGTGTGCGAGCCGCTCCGACTGTGGATGCTGTGCTCGCCCGACGAAGGCGCGGCCGCGGTCGTGCTGAGGCGCGCGAGCTCCAGGCCCGGCGTCACCGTCGAAGCCGCGGCACTGCGCTCCCATCTCCCGGGGAGCGTGCTCGGGGAGGCGACACCGATGGCCGGCCTCGTCGACGACAGCTTCCCGTCTCCGACCGGGCTCGCCGCCCAGGCCGCGTTCGCCGAGGCGGGAATCGAGCCCGGCGATCTCGACGTGGTCGAGTGCCAGGACACCGACGCGGCGCGTGAGCTGCTCTCCTACGAGGAGCTCGGGCTGTGCGCGCCGGGTGACGCGGCGCGCTTTCTCGACGCGGGCACCCCCGCGATGACGGGCCGGCTGCCCGTGAACCCGAGCGGAGGCCTGCTCTCCAAGGGTGAGCCGCTCGGCGCGTCTGCGCTCGGCCAGGTCGTCGAGCTGGTCCTCCAGCTCCGCGGTCGCGCCGGCCGCCGGCAGGTCGACGGGGCCCGCGTCGCGCTGGCTCACACCGTGGGACGCGGTGCGAACGCGTGTGTCGTGATCCTGCGCGCCAACGCCTGA